Proteins from one Sarcophilus harrisii chromosome 2, mSarHar1.11, whole genome shotgun sequence genomic window:
- the USP50 gene encoding inactive ubiquitin carboxyl-terminal hydrolase 50 isoform X4, which translates to MAQQHSQGVTGLRNLGNTCYMNAILQCLCSITPLVEYFLSGKYITALQKDSGEAATAFAYLMTDMWLGDSDCVSPEVFRAAIGKIYPAFLKRTQQDAQEFLIYVLNELHEALKKGIGTGREWRQMDQGGILAEVQVGHEESLSLRDGSDGKRQGEYRRKKTQENGLSTKCYRKVASSESSIITRLFEGQLNYDIVCLKCENCTYKNEVFTVLSLPIPSECECSLQECLGCFFQQDTLTWNNQIHCAFCESKQDAAVRASIAKAPKTVIFHLKRFDCQGRVKRKLRTDIHYPLNNLDLSPYIYPLFRKHPKYSLCGVVNHFGDLDGGHYTAFCKNTVNQTWYSFDDTRVCEIPDSAVQTAAAYLLFYSCQPFSIPTPKCKC; encoded by the exons CTCCCAAGGCGTGACGGGTCTTCGTAATCTGGGCAACACATGCTACATGAACGCCATCTTGCAATGCCTCTGCAGCATCACGCCCCTGGTGGAATACTTCCTTTCTGGAAAGTACATCACTGCTCTTCAAAA GGACTCTGGTGAAGCGGCCACTGCTTTCGCGTATCTGATGACAGACATGTGGCTCGGAGACTCGGACTGCGTGTCTCCGGAAGTGTTTCGGGCAGCCATCGGAAAAATCTACCCCGCGTTCCTGAAGAGGACCCAGCAAGATGCTCAGGAGTTCCTGATTTATGTCCTGAACGAACTTCATGAGGCTTTGAAGAAG GGGATTGGAACGGGGAGAGAATGGAGGCAGATGGACCAAGGAGGAATTTTGGCAGAAGTTCAAGTAGGACATGAAGAGAGCCTGAGCTTGAGAGATGGCTCAGATGGAAAGCGGCAGGGAGAG TACCGCCGGAAAAAAACACAGGAGAATGGACTTAGTACAAAATGCTACAGGAAGGTGGCTTCCAGCGAGTCCTCGATCATCACTCGACTTTTTGAAGGACAGCTTAATTATGACATCGTGTGCTTGAAGTGTGAGAACTGTACCTACAAAAATGAAGTCTTCACTgtcctctctctccccatcccatcAGAATGTGAATGTTCCCTTCAG GAATGTCTAGGATGTTTCTTTCAACAAGATACACTCACCTGGAATAACCAAATTCATTGTGCTTTCTGCGAATCCAAGCAAGATGCAGCTGTCAGAGCTAGCATAGCCAAAGCACCAAAGACAGTTATTTTTCACTTAAAGAG GTTTGACTGTCAGGGTagagtgaagaggaaattaagaacaGATATCCATTACCCACTCAACAACTTGGATCTTTCTCCTTATATTTATCCACTTTTCCGGAAACATCCTAAATACAGCCTTTGCGGAGTGGTG AACCACTTTGGTGATCTAGACGGTGGCCACTACACAGCATTCTGCAAGAATACAGTCAACCAGACCTGGTATAGCTTTGATGACACCCGAGTTTGTGAGATTCCAGATTCTGCAGTTCAGACCGCTGCGGCATACCTCCTCTTCTACAGCTGTCAGCCCTTTTCTATACCTACCCCAAAATGCAAGTGCTAG
- the USP50 gene encoding inactive ubiquitin carboxyl-terminal hydrolase 50 isoform X5: MASRCPPDDFKIYYVLTECTDYSDTSSVKESSMAQQHSQGVTGLRNLGNTCYMNAILQCLCSITPLVEYFLSGKYITALQKDSGEAATAFAYLMTDMWLGDSDCVSPEVFRAAIGKIYPAFLKRTQQDAQEFLIYVLNELHEALKKYRRKKTQENGLSTKCYRKVASSESSIITRLFEGQLNYDIVCLKCENCTYKNEVFTVLSLPIPSECECSLQECLGCFFQQDTLTWNNQIHCAFCESKQDAAVRASIAKAPKTVIFHLKRFDCQGRVKRKLRTDIHYPLNNLDLSPYIYPLFRKHPKYSLCGVVNHFGDLDGGHYTAFCKNTVNQTWYSFDDTRVCEIPDSAVQTAAAYLLFYSCQPFSIPTPKCKC; this comes from the exons CTCCCAAGGCGTGACGGGTCTTCGTAATCTGGGCAACACATGCTACATGAACGCCATCTTGCAATGCCTCTGCAGCATCACGCCCCTGGTGGAATACTTCCTTTCTGGAAAGTACATCACTGCTCTTCAAAA GGACTCTGGTGAAGCGGCCACTGCTTTCGCGTATCTGATGACAGACATGTGGCTCGGAGACTCGGACTGCGTGTCTCCGGAAGTGTTTCGGGCAGCCATCGGAAAAATCTACCCCGCGTTCCTGAAGAGGACCCAGCAAGATGCTCAGGAGTTCCTGATTTATGTCCTGAACGAACTTCATGAGGCTTTGAAGAAG TACCGCCGGAAAAAAACACAGGAGAATGGACTTAGTACAAAATGCTACAGGAAGGTGGCTTCCAGCGAGTCCTCGATCATCACTCGACTTTTTGAAGGACAGCTTAATTATGACATCGTGTGCTTGAAGTGTGAGAACTGTACCTACAAAAATGAAGTCTTCACTgtcctctctctccccatcccatcAGAATGTGAATGTTCCCTTCAG GAATGTCTAGGATGTTTCTTTCAACAAGATACACTCACCTGGAATAACCAAATTCATTGTGCTTTCTGCGAATCCAAGCAAGATGCAGCTGTCAGAGCTAGCATAGCCAAAGCACCAAAGACAGTTATTTTTCACTTAAAGAG GTTTGACTGTCAGGGTagagtgaagaggaaattaagaacaGATATCCATTACCCACTCAACAACTTGGATCTTTCTCCTTATATTTATCCACTTTTCCGGAAACATCCTAAATACAGCCTTTGCGGAGTGGTG AACCACTTTGGTGATCTAGACGGTGGCCACTACACAGCATTCTGCAAGAATACAGTCAACCAGACCTGGTATAGCTTTGATGACACCCGAGTTTGTGAGATTCCAGATTCTGCAGTTCAGACCGCTGCGGCATACCTCCTCTTCTACAGCTGTCAGCCCTTTTCTATACCTACCCCAAAATGCAAGTGCTAG
- the USP50 gene encoding inactive ubiquitin carboxyl-terminal hydrolase 50 isoform X6, translating into MAQQHSQGVTGLRNLGNTCYMNAILQCLCSITPLVEYFLSGKYITALQKDSGEAATAFAYLMTDMWLGDSDCVSPEVFRAAIGKIYPAFLKRTQQDAQEFLIYVLNELHEALKKYRRKKTQENGLSTKCYRKVASSESSIITRLFEGQLNYDIVCLKCENCTYKNEVFTVLSLPIPSECECSLQECLGCFFQQDTLTWNNQIHCAFCESKQDAAVRASIAKAPKTVIFHLKRFDCQGRVKRKLRTDIHYPLNNLDLSPYIYPLFRKHPKYSLCGVVNHFGDLDGGHYTAFCKNTVNQTWYSFDDTRVCEIPDSAVQTAAAYLLFYSCQPFSIPTPKCKC; encoded by the exons CTCCCAAGGCGTGACGGGTCTTCGTAATCTGGGCAACACATGCTACATGAACGCCATCTTGCAATGCCTCTGCAGCATCACGCCCCTGGTGGAATACTTCCTTTCTGGAAAGTACATCACTGCTCTTCAAAA GGACTCTGGTGAAGCGGCCACTGCTTTCGCGTATCTGATGACAGACATGTGGCTCGGAGACTCGGACTGCGTGTCTCCGGAAGTGTTTCGGGCAGCCATCGGAAAAATCTACCCCGCGTTCCTGAAGAGGACCCAGCAAGATGCTCAGGAGTTCCTGATTTATGTCCTGAACGAACTTCATGAGGCTTTGAAGAAG TACCGCCGGAAAAAAACACAGGAGAATGGACTTAGTACAAAATGCTACAGGAAGGTGGCTTCCAGCGAGTCCTCGATCATCACTCGACTTTTTGAAGGACAGCTTAATTATGACATCGTGTGCTTGAAGTGTGAGAACTGTACCTACAAAAATGAAGTCTTCACTgtcctctctctccccatcccatcAGAATGTGAATGTTCCCTTCAG GAATGTCTAGGATGTTTCTTTCAACAAGATACACTCACCTGGAATAACCAAATTCATTGTGCTTTCTGCGAATCCAAGCAAGATGCAGCTGTCAGAGCTAGCATAGCCAAAGCACCAAAGACAGTTATTTTTCACTTAAAGAG GTTTGACTGTCAGGGTagagtgaagaggaaattaagaacaGATATCCATTACCCACTCAACAACTTGGATCTTTCTCCTTATATTTATCCACTTTTCCGGAAACATCCTAAATACAGCCTTTGCGGAGTGGTG AACCACTTTGGTGATCTAGACGGTGGCCACTACACAGCATTCTGCAAGAATACAGTCAACCAGACCTGGTATAGCTTTGATGACACCCGAGTTTGTGAGATTCCAGATTCTGCAGTTCAGACCGCTGCGGCATACCTCCTCTTCTACAGCTGTCAGCCCTTTTCTATACCTACCCCAAAATGCAAGTGCTAG
- the USP50 gene encoding inactive ubiquitin carboxyl-terminal hydrolase 50 isoform X2, which translates to MASRCPPDDFKIYYVLTECTDYSDTSSVKESSMAQQHSQGVTGLRNLGNTCYMNAILQCLCSITPLVEYFLSGKYITALQKDSGEAATAFAYLMTDMWLGDSDCVSPEVFRAAIGKIYPAFLKRTQQDAQEFLIYVLNELHEALKKGIGTGREWRQMDQGGILAEVQVGHEESLSLRDGSDGKRQGEYRRKKTQENGLSTKCYRKVASSESSIITRLFEGQLNYDIVCLKCENCTYKNEVFTVLSLPIPSECECSLQECLGCFFQQDTLTWNNQIHCAFCESKQDAAVRASIAKAPKTVIFHLKRFDCQGRVKRKLRTDIHYPLNNLDLSPYIYPLFRKHPKYSLCGVVNHFGDLDGGHYTAFCKNTVNQTWYSFDDTRVCEIPDSAVQTAAAYLLFYSCQPFSIPTPKCKC; encoded by the exons CTCCCAAGGCGTGACGGGTCTTCGTAATCTGGGCAACACATGCTACATGAACGCCATCTTGCAATGCCTCTGCAGCATCACGCCCCTGGTGGAATACTTCCTTTCTGGAAAGTACATCACTGCTCTTCAAAA GGACTCTGGTGAAGCGGCCACTGCTTTCGCGTATCTGATGACAGACATGTGGCTCGGAGACTCGGACTGCGTGTCTCCGGAAGTGTTTCGGGCAGCCATCGGAAAAATCTACCCCGCGTTCCTGAAGAGGACCCAGCAAGATGCTCAGGAGTTCCTGATTTATGTCCTGAACGAACTTCATGAGGCTTTGAAGAAG GGGATTGGAACGGGGAGAGAATGGAGGCAGATGGACCAAGGAGGAATTTTGGCAGAAGTTCAAGTAGGACATGAAGAGAGCCTGAGCTTGAGAGATGGCTCAGATGGAAAGCGGCAGGGAGAG TACCGCCGGAAAAAAACACAGGAGAATGGACTTAGTACAAAATGCTACAGGAAGGTGGCTTCCAGCGAGTCCTCGATCATCACTCGACTTTTTGAAGGACAGCTTAATTATGACATCGTGTGCTTGAAGTGTGAGAACTGTACCTACAAAAATGAAGTCTTCACTgtcctctctctccccatcccatcAGAATGTGAATGTTCCCTTCAG GAATGTCTAGGATGTTTCTTTCAACAAGATACACTCACCTGGAATAACCAAATTCATTGTGCTTTCTGCGAATCCAAGCAAGATGCAGCTGTCAGAGCTAGCATAGCCAAAGCACCAAAGACAGTTATTTTTCACTTAAAGAG GTTTGACTGTCAGGGTagagtgaagaggaaattaagaacaGATATCCATTACCCACTCAACAACTTGGATCTTTCTCCTTATATTTATCCACTTTTCCGGAAACATCCTAAATACAGCCTTTGCGGAGTGGTG AACCACTTTGGTGATCTAGACGGTGGCCACTACACAGCATTCTGCAAGAATACAGTCAACCAGACCTGGTATAGCTTTGATGACACCCGAGTTTGTGAGATTCCAGATTCTGCAGTTCAGACCGCTGCGGCATACCTCCTCTTCTACAGCTGTCAGCCCTTTTCTATACCTACCCCAAAATGCAAGTGCTAG